One Fusobacterium nucleatum genomic window carries:
- a CDS encoding DnaJ domain-containing protein — protein sequence MEVMLVPLLILFFILVSGFGIENTFKILPPLIILGLLIYFLGWIAVKYFWIILPIWFISKLLSNKNRGNSSTYSRTYRRTEDDFSRTTGGSGSTNRRTYSGTFNSREEAEEFFRTFFGGGFGQSSTGTGGSTYGGGYSSQNGGSSYQRNTYSTYKPDKSKYYTILGVNRGASQDEIKKAYHKLAKEHHPDKFVNSSDSEKKYHENKMKEINDAYENLTK from the coding sequence GTGGAAGTTATGTTAGTACCTTTACTAATATTATTTTTTATATTAGTATCAGGTTTTGGAATTGAAAACACTTTTAAAATACTTCCTCCATTGATTATTTTAGGACTTTTAATTTATTTTTTAGGATGGATAGCAGTGAAATATTTTTGGATAATTTTACCTATATGGTTTATTAGTAAATTACTTTCAAATAAAAATAGAGGAAATAGTTCCACATATTCAAGAACATATAGAAGAACTGAGGATGATTTCTCCAGAACTACTGGAGGCTCTGGCTCAACAAATAGAAGGACTTATAGTGGAACATTTAATAGTAGAGAAGAAGCAGAAGAATTTTTTAGAACTTTCTTTGGTGGAGGTTTTGGACAAAGTTCAACAGGTACTGGTGGTAGCACTTATGGTGGTGGATACAGTAGTCAAAATGGTGGCAGTAGTTATCAAAGAAATACTTATAGTACATATAAACCTGATAAAAGTAAATACTATACTATTTTAGGTGTAAACAGAGGTGCAAGTCAAGATGAAATAAAGAAAGCATATCATAAACTTGCAAAAGAACACCACCCAGATAAATTTGTTAATTCATCTGATAGTGAAAAGAAATATCATGAAAACAAAATGAAAGAAATAAATGATGCATATGAAAATTTAACAAAATAA
- a CDS encoding sodium-dependent transporter: MDNSERKFQSKLGFILTCVGSAVGMANIWAFPYRVGKHGGAVFLLIYFMFIALFSYVGLSAEYLIGRRAETGTLGSYEYAWNEKGKAKLGYTLAYIPLLGSMSIAIGYAIISAWVLRTFGAAVTGKILEVDTAQFFGEAVTGNFVILPWHIAVIVITLLTLFAGASSIEKTNKIMMPAFFVLFFILAVRVAFLPGAIEGYRYLFVPDWSYLSNVDTWVNAMGQAFFSLSITGSGMIVCGAYLDKKEDIINGALQTGIFDTIAAMIAAFVVIPASFAFGYPASAGPSLMFMTIPEVFKQMPFGQLLAILFFISVVFAAVSSLQNMFEVVGESIITRFKLSRKTVIFLLAIISLAIGIFIEPENKVGPWMDVVTIYIIPFGAVLGAISWYWLLKKESYMEEINLGSKVPRSEIYHTIGKYIYVPLVLVVFVLGIIYHGIG; the protein is encoded by the coding sequence ATGGACAATTCGGAAAGAAAATTTCAGTCAAAATTAGGCTTTATATTAACTTGTGTTGGTTCTGCTGTTGGAATGGCTAATATTTGGGCTTTTCCATATAGAGTTGGTAAACATGGAGGAGCAGTATTTTTATTAATATATTTTATGTTTATTGCATTATTTTCTTATGTTGGACTATCTGCTGAATATTTAATTGGAAGAAGAGCTGAAACAGGAACATTGGGTTCTTATGAATATGCTTGGAATGAAAAAGGAAAAGCTAAGTTAGGATATACTTTAGCTTATATACCACTTTTAGGTTCTATGAGTATAGCTATTGGATATGCAATAATATCTGCTTGGGTTTTAAGAACTTTTGGAGCAGCTGTTACAGGAAAGATTTTAGAAGTTGATACAGCTCAATTTTTTGGTGAAGCAGTTACAGGGAACTTTGTAATTCTACCTTGGCATATAGCTGTAATTGTTATAACTTTACTTACTCTTTTTGCAGGAGCTTCAAGTATAGAAAAAACAAATAAAATAATGATGCCAGCATTCTTTGTACTATTCTTTATATTGGCAGTAAGAGTTGCCTTTTTACCAGGAGCTATTGAAGGATATAGATATTTATTTGTTCCTGATTGGTCTTATCTATCTAATGTTGATACTTGGGTAAATGCTATGGGTCAAGCTTTCTTCTCACTTTCAATAACTGGTAGTGGAATGATAGTTTGTGGAGCATACTTAGATAAAAAAGAAGATATAATTAATGGTGCATTACAAACTGGTATTTTTGATACAATAGCTGCTATGATAGCTGCCTTTGTTGTAATTCCTGCATCATTTGCATTTGGATATCCTGCAAGTGCTGGCCCATCTTTAATGTTTATGACTATACCAGAAGTATTTAAACAAATGCCATTTGGACAATTATTAGCAATACTATTCTTTATATCTGTTGTATTTGCTGCTGTCAGCTCATTACAAAATATGTTTGAAGTTGTTGGTGAATCAATAATCACAAGATTTAAACTATCAAGAAAAACTGTTATTTTCTTACTTGCTATAATATCTCTTGCTATTGGAATATTTATCGAACCTGAAAATAAAGTTGGACCTTGGATGGATGTAGTTACTATCTATATAATCCCATTTGGTGCAGTATTAGGAGCAATTTCTTGGTATTGGTTACTTAAAAAAGAATCTTATATGGAAGAAATTAACTTAGGAAGCAAAGTACCTCGTTCAGAGATATATCATACTATTGGTAAATATATATATGTACCATTAGTTTTAGTAGTATTTGTACTTGGTATTATATATCATGGTATAGGATAA
- a CDS encoding tyrosine phenol-lyase, whose protein sequence is MRFEDYPAEPFRIKSVETVKMIDKAEREEVIKKAGYNTFLINSEDVYIDLLTDSGTNAMSDKQWAGLMQGDEAYAGSRNFFHLEETVQEIFGFKHIVPTHQGRGAENILSQIAIKPGQYVPGNMYFTTTRYHQERNGGIFKDIIRDEAHDATLNVPFKGDIDLNKLQKLIDEVGAENIAYVCLAVTVNLAGGQPVSMKNMKAVRELTKKHGIKVFYDATRCVENAYFIKEQEEGYADKTIKEIVHEMFSYADGCTMSGKKDCLVNIGGFLCMNDEDLFLAAKELVVVYEGMPSYGGLAGRDMEAMAIGLKESLQYEYIRHRVLQVRYLGEKLKEAGVPILEPVGGHAVFLDARRFCPHIPQEEFPAQALAAAIYVECGVRTMERGIISAGRDVKTGENHKPKLETVRVTIPRRVYTYKHMDIVAEGIIKLYKHKEDIKPLEFIYEPKQLRFFTARFGIKK, encoded by the coding sequence ATGAGATTTGAAGATTATCCAGCAGAGCCATTTAGAATTAAAAGTGTAGAAACTGTAAAAATGATTGATAAGGCAGAAAGAGAAGAAGTAATTAAAAAAGCAGGATATAATACTTTCTTAATTAACTCTGAAGATGTTTACATTGATTTATTAACTGATAGTGGAACTAATGCTATGAGTGATAAACAATGGGCAGGACTTATGCAAGGTGACGAAGCCTATGCAGGAAGTAGAAACTTCTTCCACTTAGAAGAAACTGTACAAGAAATATTTGGGTTTAAACATATAGTGCCTACTCACCAAGGAAGAGGAGCAGAAAATATTTTATCTCAAATAGCTATAAAACCTGGGCAATATGTTCCTGGAAATATGTATTTTACAACTACTAGATATCACCAAGAAAGAAATGGTGGAATCTTTAAAGATATCATAAGAGATGAAGCACATGATGCAACTCTTAATGTTCCTTTCAAAGGAGATATAGATTTAAATAAATTACAAAAATTAATAGATGAAGTTGGAGCAGAAAACATTGCTTATGTATGTTTAGCTGTAACTGTAAACCTTGCTGGTGGACAACCAGTTTCTATGAAAAATATGAAAGCAGTTAGAGAATTAACTAAAAAACATGGAATCAAAGTTTTCTATGATGCAACTAGATGTGTTGAAAATGCTTACTTCATTAAAGAACAAGAAGAAGGATATGCAGATAAAACTATAAAAGAAATAGTACATGAAATGTTTAGTTATGCTGATGGATGTACTATGAGTGGTAAAAAAGATTGTCTTGTTAATATAGGTGGATTCTTATGTATGAATGATGAAGATCTATTCTTAGCAGCAAAAGAATTAGTTGTTGTTTATGAAGGTATGCCATCTTATGGTGGACTTGCTGGTAGAGATATGGAAGCTATGGCAATAGGATTAAAAGAATCTTTACAATATGAATATATAAGACATAGAGTTTTACAAGTTAGATACCTAGGAGAAAAATTAAAAGAAGCTGGAGTACCTATACTTGAACCAGTTGGAGGACATGCTGTATTCCTAGATGCTAGAAGATTCTGTCCTCATATCCCACAAGAAGAATTCCCAGCTCAAGCACTTGCAGCAGCAATTTATGTTGAATGTGGTGTAAGAACTATGGAAAGAGGAATTATCTCTGCAGGTAGAGATGTAAAAACTGGTGAAAACCATAAACCTAAATTAGAAACTGTTAGAGTTACTATTCCAAGAAGAGTTTATACTTACAAACATATGGATATAGTAGCAGAAGGAATAATCAAATTATACAAACATAAAGAAGATATAAAACCATTAGAATTTATATATGAGCCAAAACAATTAAGATTCTTTACAGCTAGATTTGGAATAAAAAAATAA
- a CDS encoding GntR family transcriptional regulator, whose product MRVVKDLLSEQIYKILKNDIINSKINFGEVLVNKNLQERFEVSSTPIRDAILRLKEDGIIEEITRSGAKLIDFNPNFACEVNQLIMTITLGVIEYSLENEENRKKILTNLNKYVKLQQEDMSTDLYYEYDYHFHKTFFDYSNNKLLKDLFKKYNLINEILVKAYHKGAFSLEIRKACLEDHKSIIKSIEENNISKTLDSVKKHYLRADRIFRNKLKIN is encoded by the coding sequence ATGAGAGTGGTAAAGGATTTATTAAGTGAGCAGATATATAAAATTTTAAAAAATGATATCATAAATTCTAAAATAAATTTTGGAGAAGTTTTAGTTAATAAAAATTTACAAGAAAGGTTTGAAGTAAGTTCTACTCCAATAAGAGATGCTATTCTTAGATTAAAAGAAGATGGAATAATAGAAGAAATAACAAGATCAGGAGCTAAATTAATAGATTTTAACCCTAATTTTGCTTGTGAGGTTAATCAATTAATTATGACAATTACCTTAGGTGTTATTGAATATTCATTAGAAAATGAAGAAAATAGAAAAAAAATTCTTACTAACTTAAATAAATATGTTAAGTTACAACAAGAGGATATGTCTACTGACTTATATTATGAATATGACTATCATTTCCATAAAACTTTTTTTGATTACTCAAATAATAAACTATTAAAAGATTTATTTAAAAAATATAATTTAATCAATGAAATCCTGGTTAAGGCTTATCATAAAGGAGCATTTTCCTTGGAAATTAGAAAAGCTTGTTTAGAAGATCATAAAAGCATTATTAAATCTATTGAAGAAAATAATATATCTAAGACCTTAGATTCAGTAAAAAAACATTATTTAAGAGCTGATAGAATATTTAGAAATAAATTAAAAATAAATTAA
- a CDS encoding YARHG domain-containing protein, whose product MKKFILAILFCFLSVFTFANDWEFGSEGEHIIPLKGSNMSIKKEKITLKLTPDGMLVNVKFTFDNPTAENKIVGFVTPESGNGEEEDETTKPKRKAEPLKIKNFKTTVNGKEVKSNVELLSKLLSKGVLDNNIIKEYTEKEKTFYNYVYYFNADFKQGENVVEHSYFYTGSYGVYERDFEYVVTTISKWKNQTVEDFEIEVHPGNYFVKLPYSFWKDNKKINWEVVGKGKMVTIAPTKKSNDEDATGLERYGIIYLKLNNGFVRYKTKNFSPNQDFYMTRMDNILGFDYEFPEGKIQGYKFKDDYFTTLRETVYDDYSSIIGSLKDLNNKDLDIVRNYPYAFAGYDFAKKDLKDYFSQFIWYSPVGKNVKIDPNFNNIIKAVDEIKAKRKK is encoded by the coding sequence ATGAAAAAATTTATTTTAGCAATTTTATTTTGTTTTTTAAGTGTTTTTACTTTTGCAAATGACTGGGAGTTTGGCTCAGAGGGTGAACATATAATACCTTTAAAAGGCTCTAATATGAGTATTAAAAAGGAAAAAATCACTTTAAAATTAACACCAGATGGAATGCTAGTTAATGTAAAATTCACTTTTGATAACCCTACTGCTGAAAACAAGATTGTAGGTTTTGTTACTCCTGAAAGTGGAAATGGTGAGGAAGAAGATGAAACAACTAAGCCAAAAAGAAAAGCAGAACCTTTAAAAATTAAAAATTTTAAAACTACTGTCAATGGTAAAGAAGTTAAATCTAATGTTGAACTATTATCTAAATTACTTTCAAAAGGTGTTTTAGATAATAATATTATAAAAGAGTATACAGAAAAAGAAAAAACTTTCTATAACTATGTTTATTATTTTAATGCAGATTTTAAGCAAGGGGAAAATGTTGTAGAACATAGTTATTTCTATACTGGTTCTTATGGAGTATATGAAAGAGATTTTGAGTATGTTGTAACTACTATTTCTAAATGGAAAAATCAAACTGTTGAAGATTTTGAAATTGAAGTTCATCCTGGAAACTATTTTGTTAAATTACCTTATTCTTTTTGGAAAGATAATAAAAAAATAAACTGGGAAGTTGTTGGTAAAGGAAAAATGGTCACAATAGCTCCAACTAAAAAATCTAATGATGAAGATGCTACTGGATTAGAAAGATATGGAATAATTTATCTAAAACTTAATAATGGTTTTGTTAGATACAAAACTAAAAACTTCTCTCCTAATCAAGATTTCTATATGACTCGTATGGATAATATTTTAGGATTTGATTATGAATTCCCAGAAGGAAAAATTCAAGGATACAAGTTTAAAGATGATTATTTTACAACTTTAAGAGAAACAGTTTATGATGATTACTCTAGCATAATTGGCTCTTTAAAAGACTTAAATAATAAAGATTTAGATATAGTTCGTAATTATCCTTATGCTTTTGCTGGATATGATTTTGCTAAAAAAGATTTAAAAGATTATTTCTCTCAATTTATTTGGTATAGTCCAGTTGGAAAAAATGTAAAGATTGATCCTAACTTTAATAATATAATAAAAGCAGTTGATGAAATAAAGGCAAAAAGAAAGAAATAA
- the creD gene encoding cell envelope integrity protein CreD, whose amino-acid sequence MDNNNQQPQIPPYAKRTVSPVMKKIAFLFIFVIILQIPLFLVGDLITDRGYLFNQTVTEIGNEWGKSQKIIAPVITVSYTDTSINNKDSVTNASNTKAVAVVPVERKFAILPEELNATIEMKDEVRQRGIYNATVYNANMKLTGYFSSKDFPEDKEVQAALSIGLSDTKALVKINKLKIGDIEQDLEAMSGTMATPLITNGISGQLGPEHNSIMDKEKIPFEIDIDFRGSRDISILPLGKKNHFEIKSNWKSPSFSGVLPTERTIDENGFLAKWEVSNLIRNYPQIIDVNEDKYSDFYDNSSESYESYGNYYSDGNTIVKVALFDSVTSYTQIYRACKYGILFIMMSLVVVYIFEVVSKKAAHYVQYGVVGFSLVIFYLLLLSLSEHIGFEWAYLVSSLAIVIPNSMYITSMTSNKKFGIGMFIFLSGIYAILFSILRMEQYALLTGSLLILAVLYAVMYLTKKADIFQSLEGKE is encoded by the coding sequence ATGGATAATAATAATCAACAACCTCAAATACCACCTTATGCAAAAAGAACAGTTTCACCTGTTATGAAGAAAATAGCATTCTTATTTATTTTTGTAATAATATTACAAATACCCTTGTTTTTAGTAGGAGATTTAATAACAGATAGAGGATATTTATTTAATCAAACAGTGACTGAAATTGGGAATGAATGGGGAAAAAGTCAAAAAATTATAGCCCCTGTTATTACAGTTTCATATACAGATACAAGCATAAATAATAAAGATAGTGTTACTAATGCTAGTAATACAAAAGCTGTTGCAGTGGTTCCAGTTGAAAGAAAGTTTGCAATATTGCCAGAGGAACTTAATGCTACTATTGAAATGAAAGATGAAGTTAGACAAAGAGGTATCTACAATGCAACTGTCTATAATGCAAATATGAAATTAACAGGATATTTTTCATCTAAGGATTTTCCAGAAGATAAAGAAGTACAAGCTGCTCTATCTATTGGACTATCAGATACAAAAGCTCTAGTAAAAATCAATAAATTAAAGATAGGAGATATAGAACAAGACTTAGAAGCTATGTCTGGAACTATGGCTACTCCTTTGATAACAAATGGAATATCTGGACAACTAGGACCTGAACATAATAGTATTATGGACAAAGAGAAAATTCCTTTTGAAATAGACATAGATTTTAGAGGAAGCAGAGATATTTCAATATTACCTCTTGGAAAGAAAAATCATTTTGAAATAAAATCAAATTGGAAATCTCCAAGCTTCTCAGGTGTTTTACCTACTGAAAGAACTATTGATGAAAATGGTTTCTTAGCTAAATGGGAAGTTTCAAACTTAATTAGAAATTATCCACAAATTATAGATGTAAATGAAGATAAATACAGTGATTTCTATGATAATAGTTCAGAAAGTTATGAAAGTTATGGAAATTATTACAGTGATGGAAATACTATTGTAAAAGTAGCACTATTTGATTCTGTAACTAGTTATACTCAAATATATAGAGCTTGTAAATATGGAATATTATTTATAATGATGAGTTTAGTTGTAGTTTATATATTTGAAGTTGTTAGTAAAAAAGCTGCTCACTATGTACAATATGGAGTTGTAGGATTTTCACTTGTTATATTCTATTTACTACTTTTATCATTGTCAGAACATATAGGCTTTGAATGGGCATACTTAGTTTCTTCATTAGCAATAGTAATCCCAAACTCAATGTATATAACAAGTATGACTTCTAATAAAAAGTTTGGTATAGGAATGTTTATCTTCCTAAGTGGTATTTATGCAATACTATTCTCTATCCTAAGAATGGAACAATATGCATTACTTACTGGAAGTTTATTAATTCTTGCTGTCCTTTATGCAGTGATGTACCTAACAAAGAAAGCAGACATTTTCCAATCTCTTGAAGGAAAAGAATAA
- a CDS encoding FAD-dependent oxidoreductase, whose amino-acid sequence MERIYDMIVIGGGPAGLSAGIYGGRAKLDVLVIEKENKGGQISLTSEVVNYPGILEISGSEFMTQTRKQAQGFGVNFIQEEVVDMDFTQKIKTIKTNNAEYKTLSVVIATGAAPRKLGFPGEQEFTGRGVAYCATCDGEFFTGMDIFVIGAGFAAAEEAMFLTKYGKSVTIIAREPDFTCAKSIGDKVKAHPKITVKFNTELTELTGDVKPTAAKFKNNVTGEITEYKAKVGQTFGVFVFVGYAPSSEIFKGHIEIGQGGFIPTNEDLMTNVDGVFAVGDIRPKRLRQVVTAVADGAIAATSIEKYVHDLREELGIKKEEKEEEKTTSVATEQEHFLDDELRQQLVAVIDRFENPVEIVVFKDSNNEESVNIENAVKDIASISPEKLKFSSYNEGENKDLEAKVKITRTPTIAVLDKDGNYSGLKYSSLPSGHELNSFILGLYNVAGPGQKVAAESLEKIEKINKPVNIKIGISLSCTKCPKTVQATQRIATLNKNVEMEMINIFTFQDFKNRYDIMSVPAIIVDDQHIYFGEKTVEDMLEIINK is encoded by the coding sequence ATGGAAAGAATTTATGATATGATTGTTATCGGTGGAGGACCTGCTGGTTTATCTGCTGGAATATATGGTGGAAGAGCAAAACTAGATGTTTTAGTTATAGAAAAAGAAAATAAAGGTGGACAAATCAGCCTTACAAGTGAAGTTGTAAACTATCCTGGAATATTAGAAATTTCTGGAAGCGAATTTATGACTCAAACTAGAAAACAAGCTCAAGGTTTTGGAGTTAATTTTATTCAAGAAGAAGTTGTTGATATGGACTTCACTCAAAAAATAAAGACTATTAAAACTAATAATGCTGAATATAAAACTCTTAGTGTTGTTATTGCAACAGGAGCTGCACCAAGAAAATTAGGTTTCCCTGGTGAACAAGAATTTACAGGAAGAGGTGTTGCTTACTGTGCTACTTGTGATGGAGAATTTTTCACAGGAATGGATATTTTTGTTATAGGAGCAGGTTTTGCTGCTGCTGAAGAAGCAATGTTCTTAACTAAATATGGAAAATCAGTAACAATTATTGCAAGAGAACCTGACTTTACTTGTGCTAAGTCAATAGGAGATAAAGTAAAAGCTCATCCAAAAATTACTGTTAAATTTAATACTGAATTAACTGAGTTAACAGGAGATGTTAAACCAACAGCTGCTAAATTTAAAAATAATGTAACAGGAGAAATCACTGAATACAAAGCAAAAGTTGGACAAACATTTGGAGTATTTGTATTTGTTGGGTATGCACCTTCAAGTGAAATATTCAAAGGACATATTGAAATTGGGCAAGGAGGTTTCATCCCTACTAATGAAGATTTAATGACTAATGTTGATGGAGTATTTGCAGTAGGAGATATCAGACCTAAGAGATTAAGACAAGTTGTAACAGCTGTTGCTGATGGAGCTATTGCAGCTACAAGTATAGAAAAATATGTTCATGATTTAAGAGAAGAATTAGGAATCAAAAAAGAAGAAAAAGAAGAAGAAAAGACTACTTCTGTTGCTACTGAACAAGAACACTTCTTAGATGATGAATTAAGACAACAATTAGTTGCAGTTATCGATAGATTTGAAAATCCAGTAGAAATTGTGGTTTTCAAAGATTCTAACAATGAAGAATCAGTAAATATAGAAAATGCTGTGAAAGATATAGCTTCTATATCACCTGAAAAATTAAAATTCTCATCATACAATGAAGGAGAAAATAAAGATTTAGAAGCAAAAGTTAAAATTACAAGAACACCTACAATAGCTGTTTTAGATAAAGATGGTAACTATTCAGGTTTAAAATATTCAAGTTTACCAAGTGGACATGAATTAAATTCATTCATACTTGGACTATACAATGTTGCTGGTCCAGGACAAAAAGTTGCTGCTGAAAGTTTAGAAAAAATTGAAAAAATCAATAAACCAGTAAATATAAAAATTGGAATTTCATTGTCTTGTACTAAATGTCCAAAGACTGTTCAAGCAACTCAAAGAATTGCAACATTAAATAAAAATGTTGAAATGGAAATGATAAATATCTTCACTTTCCAAGATTTTAAAAATAGATATGATATTATGAGTGTTCCAGCTATTATAGTTGATGATCAACATATATATTTTGGAGAAAAAACTGTTGAAGATATGTTAGAAATTATTAACAAGTAA
- the ahpC gene encoding peroxiredoxin, giving the protein MSLIGKKVPEFKATAFKKGEKDFITVTDKDLLGKWSVFVFYPADFTFVCPTELEDLQDNYEAFKKEGAEVYSVSCDTAFVHKAWADHSERISKVTYPMVADPTGFLARAFEVMIEEEGLALRGSFVINPEGKIVAYEVHDNGIGREAKELLRKLQGAKFVAEHGEVCPAKWQPGSETLKPSLDLIGEL; this is encoded by the coding sequence ATGTCATTAATAGGAAAAAAAGTTCCAGAATTTAAAGCAACAGCTTTCAAAAAAGGTGAAAAGGATTTTATCACAGTTACAGATAAAGATTTATTAGGAAAATGGTCAGTATTCGTATTCTACCCAGCAGATTTTACATTTGTATGTCCTACTGAATTAGAAGATTTACAAGATAACTATGAAGCATTCAAAAAAGAAGGAGCAGAAGTTTACTCAGTTTCTTGTGATACTGCATTCGTTCATAAAGCATGGGCAGATCATTCAGAAAGAATTTCAAAAGTTACTTACCCAATGGTAGCAGACCCTACTGGATTCTTAGCAAGAGCTTTTGAAGTTATGATAGAAGAAGAAGGATTAGCATTAAGAGGAAGTTTTGTAATCAATCCAGAAGGAAAAATTGTTGCTTATGAAGTACATGACAATGGAATTGGAAGAGAAGCTAAAGAATTATTAAGAAAACTTCAAGGAGCAAAATTTGTTGCTGAACATGGAGAAGTATGTCCAGCTAAATGGCAACCTGGAAGCGAAACTTTAAAACCTAGCTTAGATTTAATTGGAGAACTATAA
- a CDS encoding MurR/RpiR family transcriptional regulator — translation MYKKKILEKLENTKLTKKEKRIAEFFLDEEQRVFLMNVADIAKAIDVSDTSVIRFIKSLGFENFTDFKNSGQENIKSRLDKTNDFIKNLDIIKENSIEQLYINKINEEVNKIFNSISQKQIKKISSLIIKAKHKYVVGFKSTAGISNFFGVRLGFMLENVSTFNIDDSVVINSIFNTKEEDILIIFDYPMYSKVAKVLAKMTKENKAKIILFTDSDNAPLAEYSDILYKVKLNGISVFNSLISTQILVEYLLTYISQFIEEKAKARFSKIRKFLIEKL, via the coding sequence ATGTATAAGAAAAAAATTTTAGAAAAACTTGAAAATACAAAATTAACTAAGAAAGAAAAAAGAATAGCTGAGTTTTTTTTAGATGAAGAACAAAGAGTTTTTTTAATGAATGTGGCAGATATCGCAAAAGCAATAGATGTTAGTGACACATCTGTAATAAGATTTATTAAAAGTTTAGGTTTTGAAAACTTTACGGATTTCAAAAATAGTGGACAGGAAAATATAAAAAGTCGTTTAGATAAGACTAATGATTTTATTAAAAATCTAGATATAATAAAAGAAAATTCAATAGAACAGCTTTATATAAATAAAATAAATGAAGAAGTAAACAAAATTTTCAATTCTATTTCTCAAAAACAAATAAAAAAAATCTCAAGTCTAATTATAAAAGCAAAGCATAAATATGTGGTTGGCTTTAAAAGCACAGCAGGTATTTCAAATTTTTTTGGAGTTCGTTTAGGCTTTATGTTAGAAAATGTTTCCACATTTAATATTGATGACTCTGTTGTTATTAATTCTATATTTAATACAAAAGAAGAAGACATTTTAATAATTTTTGACTATCCAATGTATTCAAAGGTAGCAAAAGTTTTAGCAAAAATGACAAAAGAAAATAAAGCTAAGATAATATTATTTACAGATTCTGATAATGCTCCTTTGGCTGAATATTCAGATATTCTATATAAAGTAAAGTTAAATGGTATCAGTGTTTTTAATTCTCTTATCTCAACTCAAATTTTAGTTGAATATCTTCTTACATATATAAGTCAATTTATAGAAGAGAAAGCTAAAGCAAGATTTAGCAAAATAAGGAAATTTCTAATAGAGAAGCTTTAA